One Methylosarcina fibrata AML-C10 DNA segment encodes these proteins:
- a CDS encoding ParA family protein — MRRVIFNQKGGVGKSTITCNLAAISAVEGKRTLVIDLDVQGNSTQYLLGGKVSDSDRTIAHYFKDCLSLSLFGNNNNSGLENAIHETPFPNLYVIPSHPDLEPLQGRLESRFKIFKLKEGLDNLRGFDSIYIDTPPILNFYSQSALIAADKCLIPFDCDTFSRESLLTLMQTISEVKADHNQNLTIEGIVVNQFQKQANLPRQLVDQLIAEGLPVLSAMISPSVKVRESHSQAQPLVHYVPNHKLTDEYRALHAEIHGG, encoded by the coding sequence ATGCGCAGAGTCATTTTCAATCAGAAAGGCGGTGTCGGCAAATCGACGATTACGTGCAATCTCGCCGCGATCAGCGCCGTTGAAGGAAAGCGTACGTTAGTCATCGATCTCGACGTCCAGGGCAATTCGACGCAATACCTGTTGGGCGGAAAAGTCAGCGACAGCGACAGGACCATTGCCCACTATTTTAAAGATTGCCTCAGCCTTTCGCTGTTCGGGAACAATAACAATTCCGGGCTTGAAAATGCGATTCACGAAACACCGTTTCCCAATCTGTACGTCATTCCGTCGCATCCCGATCTCGAGCCGCTGCAAGGCCGGCTGGAGTCGCGCTTCAAGATCTTCAAACTGAAGGAAGGGCTCGATAATCTGCGAGGCTTCGATTCGATCTACATCGATACGCCGCCCATCCTCAACTTTTACAGCCAGTCGGCCTTGATTGCAGCCGACAAATGCCTGATTCCGTTCGATTGCGACACGTTTTCCCGTGAATCGCTCTTGACCCTGATGCAGACCATCTCCGAAGTCAAGGCCGATCACAACCAGAATCTGACCATCGAAGGCATTGTCGTCAATCAGTTCCAGAAACAGGCCAATCTGCCGCGCCAACTGGTCGATCAACTGATCGCCGAAGGACTTCCGGTGCTGTCCGCGATGATCTCGCCTTCGGTCAAGGTCAGGGAATCGCACAGTCAGGCTCAACCTTTGGTCCATTACGTCCCCAATCACAAACTGACCGACGAATACCGCGCCTTGCATGCCGAAATTCACGGCGGCTGA
- the leuS gene encoding leucine--tRNA ligase: MEEIYKPLAIEQAVQKIWEESGVFNVSETANQDKYYCLSMFPYPSGKLHMGHVRNYTIGDVISRYQRMLGKNVLQPMGWDAFGLPAENAAMQHGVHPADWTYENIAYMKGQLKRLGFGYDWNREIATCDPDYYRWEQWFFLKLLEKGLVYKKTAPVNWCPNDMTVLANEQVIDGCCWRCDTQVERKEIAQWFLKITAYADELLQSLETLDGWPEQVKTMQVNWIGKSYGVRFAFPYEFDGKQDLLWVYTTRADTIMGVTFCAVAPEHPLAAQAARNNPELAAFIHECEQTGTAEADLATVEKKGMPTGIQVTHPLTGEKVPVWVGNYVLMSYGEGAVMAVPAHDERDFHFAQRYGLPIKQVLHRKTIDFSRNSSGVGSGSDYGDAGGSQIDLPFDQNRWQDWYAAKDELMVLVKSGKYDGLTHKQAIDAVAADLKAKDLGDKHVRFRLRDWGVSRQRYWGAPIPVIYCDDCGTVPVPESDLPVELPRDVVLDGSQSPLVAHPTFSQVECPQCGKAARRETDTFDTFMESSWYFARFAGISDDAMLADSVHYWLPVDHYIGGIEHAILHLLYARFYTKLLRDEGLLRCGEPFKNLLTQGMVLKDGSKMSKSKGNTVDPQALIDQYGADTVRLFIMFAAPPEQSLEWSDSGVEGAFRFLKRLWKLVHQHVASGGASRPFDRQAMTEEQKTLRRQLHQTIAKVTDDYGRRYTYNTAIAANMELVNALARFNDESENARALRQEAFEAIVLMLSPIVPHICHRMWQELGHPEAIVGAAWPTVDASALTQDSLELVIQVNGKLRGKITVPAAASAAEIERLAFADDHVKRFIEDRPVRKVIVVPKKLVNIVVE; the protein is encoded by the coding sequence ATGGAAGAAATTTACAAGCCGCTGGCCATTGAGCAAGCCGTACAGAAAATTTGGGAAGAGTCGGGCGTCTTTAATGTATCCGAGACCGCCAACCAGGACAAGTATTATTGCTTGTCGATGTTTCCGTATCCCAGCGGTAAATTGCACATGGGGCACGTTCGCAACTACACCATCGGCGACGTGATCAGCCGTTACCAGCGCATGCTCGGCAAGAACGTGCTGCAGCCGATGGGTTGGGATGCGTTCGGCCTGCCCGCGGAAAACGCCGCGATGCAGCACGGCGTCCATCCCGCCGACTGGACCTATGAAAATATCGCTTATATGAAAGGCCAGCTCAAGCGCCTGGGTTTCGGCTACGACTGGAACCGGGAAATCGCTACCTGCGATCCGGATTATTACCGTTGGGAACAGTGGTTCTTTCTGAAGCTGCTGGAAAAAGGCCTGGTCTACAAAAAGACCGCGCCGGTCAACTGGTGCCCGAACGACATGACCGTGCTGGCGAACGAACAGGTCATCGACGGCTGTTGCTGGCGCTGCGACACCCAGGTGGAACGCAAGGAAATCGCCCAGTGGTTTTTGAAAATCACCGCTTACGCCGATGAACTGCTCCAGTCGCTCGAGACTCTGGACGGCTGGCCGGAGCAGGTCAAAACCATGCAGGTCAACTGGATCGGCAAAAGCTACGGGGTGCGCTTCGCCTTTCCCTACGAATTTGACGGCAAACAGGACTTGTTGTGGGTCTATACCACCCGGGCCGATACGATCATGGGCGTCACTTTCTGCGCGGTCGCCCCAGAGCATCCCTTGGCCGCTCAGGCCGCCAGGAATAATCCGGAGCTTGCCGCTTTCATTCACGAATGCGAGCAGACCGGTACCGCCGAGGCCGATCTTGCGACCGTCGAAAAGAAAGGCATGCCGACCGGCATTCAGGTCACGCACCCTCTGACCGGAGAAAAAGTGCCGGTCTGGGTAGGCAACTACGTGCTGATGAGTTACGGCGAAGGCGCGGTCATGGCAGTGCCGGCGCATGACGAGCGCGATTTTCATTTCGCGCAGAGATACGGCTTGCCGATTAAACAAGTCTTGCACCGTAAAACGATCGATTTTAGCCGGAATTCATCCGGAGTTGGCAGCGGCAGTGATTATGGGGACGCCGGCGGCAGCCAAATCGACCTGCCTTTTGATCAGAACCGTTGGCAGGATTGGTATGCGGCGAAGGACGAGTTAATGGTACTGGTCAAAAGCGGTAAATACGACGGCCTGACGCATAAGCAGGCCATTGACGCGGTCGCTGCCGATCTGAAAGCCAAGGATCTCGGAGACAAGCATGTACGGTTTCGGCTGCGCGACTGGGGCGTGTCCCGCCAGCGTTACTGGGGAGCGCCGATTCCGGTGATCTATTGCGACGATTGCGGAACGGTGCCCGTTCCGGAAAGCGATCTGCCGGTGGAATTGCCGCGGGACGTTGTGCTGGACGGATCGCAATCGCCTCTGGTGGCGCATCCCACCTTTTCGCAGGTCGAGTGTCCGCAATGCGGCAAAGCGGCGCGCCGCGAAACCGATACTTTCGATACTTTCATGGAATCGTCCTGGTATTTTGCGCGTTTTGCCGGCATTAGCGATGATGCCATGCTGGCGGACAGCGTACATTATTGGCTGCCGGTGGATCACTACATCGGCGGCATCGAGCATGCGATCCTGCATCTGTTGTACGCCCGGTTTTACACCAAATTGCTGCGCGATGAAGGTCTTTTGCGCTGCGGCGAGCCGTTCAAGAACCTGCTGACTCAAGGCATGGTGCTGAAAGACGGCAGCAAGATGTCGAAATCCAAAGGCAATACCGTCGATCCGCAAGCGTTGATCGATCAATACGGCGCCGATACCGTGCGCTTGTTCATCATGTTTGCCGCGCCTCCGGAGCAGTCCCTGGAATGGTCGGACAGCGGCGTCGAAGGCGCTTTCCGCTTCCTGAAAAGGCTGTGGAAACTGGTCCATCAACACGTGGCATCCGGTGGAGCAAGCCGGCCGTTCGATCGGCAGGCCATGACCGAAGAGCAAAAAACGCTGCGCCGACAGTTGCATCAGACCATTGCCAAGGTCACCGACGACTACGGCCGGCGTTATACCTACAACACGGCAATCGCCGCCAACATGGAGCTGGTGAACGCCCTGGCGCGCTTCAATGACGAATCGGAAAACGCGCGGGCCTTGCGCCAGGAAGCCTTTGAAGCCATCGTTCTGATGCTGTCGCCGATCGTGCCGCACATCTGCCATCGGATGTGGCAGGAGCTGGGGCATCCGGAAGCGATCGTCGGCGCTGCCTGGCCGACGGTCGACGCTTCGGCGCTGACCCAGGACAGCCTGGAGCTGGTCATTCAAGTCAACGGCAAGCTGCGCGGCAAAATCACCGTTCCGGCTGCGGCGTCTGCCGCTGAAATCGAACGGCTGGCGTTCGCTGACGATCATGTCAAACGATTTATTGAAGACCGGCCGGTCAGAAAGGTGATTGTCGTGCCTAAAAAACTGGTTAATATCGTGGTTGAGTGA
- a CDS encoding zinc ribbon-containing protein produces the protein MKKNKFIQAYNDIVRHLYETMDETLHSLAEALEISKEKAGKDSDLSKEELNRVGDYVKRDVETAAHGLTEKKDSNSLSEWFKFDIELIENFTLDAFLSVADKTRIELAKLGELAKTHRYQSGDITLPGTFICDNCGKEIAFKTTSEIPECPVCHAKTFVRI, from the coding sequence ATGAAGAAAAATAAATTTATCCAGGCTTACAACGACATCGTCAGGCATCTTTACGAAACGATGGACGAGACCCTTCATTCCCTTGCGGAAGCGCTTGAAATTTCGAAGGAAAAAGCCGGAAAAGACAGCGACCTGAGCAAAGAGGAGTTGAACCGGGTCGGCGATTACGTCAAGCGCGACGTGGAAACCGCGGCGCACGGTCTGACCGAAAAAAAGGATTCTAATTCTCTTTCGGAATGGTTCAAATTTGATATCGAACTGATCGAAAATTTCACGCTGGACGCCTTCCTCAGCGTGGCCGACAAGACGCGCATCGAACTGGCGAAACTGGGGGAGCTGGCCAAAACCCATCGCTACCAAAGCGGCGACATCACCCTTCCCGGCACTTTCATTTGCGATAACTGCGGCAAGGAAATCGCCTTCAAAACCACCAGCGAAATTCCGGAGTGCCCGGTATGCCATGCAAAAACCTTTGTCCGTATTTGA